One Polypterus senegalus isolate Bchr_013 chromosome 10, ASM1683550v1, whole genome shotgun sequence DNA segment encodes these proteins:
- the LOC120538051 gene encoding signal-regulatory protein gamma-like has translation MQTLSIVLTCLIYLPVGRVCQGFNVSQPQGRVEALERSNVTLVCVTSSETPPGPTRWYKGAGSERTHFYSGAPKGGDKSDPRVTWTMENITVNYSITIRDLRVSDTGEYYCEKYTKADENKPYASGPGVTLTVRGVPIITGPASRVKVGNDLELTCEVNGASDITVKWFKDEQEVTPELRDKSGGRKSSRSVIRLTPKTQDIKSVVRCQESGLSAQNPLEDKFHLKDTIAVLPGVPVIENPKLVLDDSVNMMCKLSGIYPKDIKVTWTWGKMFESSHSQHAEEHEDGTFTVTSVLSFTVKEDMRGIRLTCQAGYEGLTPVSGTVTLVVRAPPSIKGPQKRVETGQTVSFTCESLGDQDTSITWLKGETTVSGGQKMSWSDGTRSELKVTLNKNDVKSRIYCQIPGYRGGSVPSDALNFSTFILAIPEVTIQKTSAEDSHSISSFHCAISGFYPDDIEVMWLLEGQPLNSILFKSIKTPDGTFTAFSLVHVIVTNEVKQLTCVVTHMGNRNVADSVEVSKRSSSDVSDGGSASVAVLWTLKVFQICLFILITGLLFSIWKKTE, from the exons GTTTCAATGTCTCTCAGCCTCAGGGTCGAGTGGAGGCTCTGGAGAGAAGCAACGTCACTTTAGTGTGCGTCACGTCCAGTGAGACTCCACCGGGACCAACAAGATGGTACAAAGGTGCTGGCAGTGAGCGCACACACTTCTACTCAGGAGCCCCCAAAGGAGGAGATAAGAGTGACCCTCGAGTGACCTGGACAATGGAGAACATAACAGTCAACTACAGCATCACAATAAGAGACCTCAGAGTCAGCGACACAGGAGAGTATTACTGTGAGAAATACACAAAGGCAGATGAGAACAAACCGTACGCCTCAGGACCGGGGGTCACCCTGACTGTGAGAG GAGTGCCCATCATCACCGGCCCAGCCAGCAGGGTCAAGGTGGGAAACGATCTCGAATTAACATGTGAGGTCAACGGGGCCAGCGACATCACAGTCAAGTGGTTCAAAGATGAGCAGGAAGTGACCCCTGAGCTCAGAGATAAATCAGGGGGCAGAAAATCAAGCAGAAGTGTCATCAGACTGACTCCAAAGACACAGGACATCAAGTCCGTCGTCAGGTGTCAGGAGTCGGGACTCTCCGCTCAGAACCCTCTGGAGGACAAATTTCACTTGAAGGACACCATTGCAG TTTTACCTGGAGTGCCAGTCATTGAAAACCCAAAGCTGGTGCTGGACGACTCAGTAAACATGATGTGCAAACTCAGCGGCATCTACCCCAAAGATATAAAGGTGACCTGGACCTGGGGCAAGATGTTTGAAAGCTCCCATTCTCAGCATGCAGAAGAACACGAGGACGGCACCTTCACTGTCACCTCTGTGCTTTCATTCACCGTCAAGGAGGATATGAGGGGCATCCGGCTGACATGCCAAGCGGGATATGAAGGGTTAACACCTGTGAGTGGCACAGTGACACTGGTAGTCAGAG CACCACCTTCCATAAAGGGGCCGCAGAAGAGAGTTGAGACTGGACAGACTGTCAGCTTCACTTGTGAGTCACTTGGTGACCAGGACACCAGCATCACATGGCTGAAAGGTGAGACGACTGTGTCTGGAGGGCAAAAGATGAGCTGGAGTGATGGGACCAGAAGTGAACTCAAAGTGACTCTTAATAAGAATGATGTGAAATCCAGAATCTACTGCCAGATCCCGGGATACAGAGGAGGTTCTGTCCCATCAGACGCTCTCAACTTCAGCACCTTCATCTTGG CGATACCCGAAGTGACAATTCAGAAGACGAGCGCGGAGGACTCACACAGCATTTCCAGTTTCCACTGTGCAATCAGTGGGTTTTACCCTGATGACATTGAGGTGATGTGGCTCCTAGAGGGACAGCCGCTGAACTCCATCCTGTTCAAGAGTATCAAAACTCCGGATGGGACATTTACAGCCTTCAGCTTAGTACATGTCATCGTCACAAATGAAGTAAAGCAGCTCACCTGTGTCGTGACACACATGGGAAACCGCAATGTGGCAGACAGCGTCGAGGTGTCTAAGAGGAGTTCAAGTGATGTGAGCGATGGCGGCTCTGCATCAG TTGCCGTTTTGTGGACTCTGAAGGTCTTCCAGATTTGCCTCTTCATCCTGATTACAGGTTTGCTCTTCAGCATCTGGAAGAAAACAGAATGA
- the LOC120538304 gene encoding macrophage-expressed gene 1 protein-like — protein MSCSLLFYLSLMSFLVQQCETQGSPLQTSAAFQECKITSQLAILETLPGGGWDNLRNADMGRVMNFNYSTCQTTEDGFYLIPDEVFVIPQKQTKLELNTEIIESWMELKSSVAETINGDLNFIFVLNGKFSKENQRVKSFQVQDQSSTTRVQVRNLIYIVMANPNFSFDPRFKRQIMDIANALENNQTKEADYLSEMLVLNYGTHVITSVDAGAILLQEDYVRSSFITSERKDITSIKSSVGMSFFNKINIGFDAGVSKVAEDTLSKRYAGNVTHSLVQVYGSIPVYPGITLKTWQEGIFNNLVAIDRSGLPLHGILNKETLPDLAALTAEKVSQSVEKAIMMYYTVNQRPGCLKSDSLNFNFQANVDDGSCDGVATNFSFGGVYQVCTPLTSDAYQLCSSLEQKNPLTGSFSCPPTYNSIRLRTEDKQEDYGQYECHKRCHSCWIFATCCDDECGTAYYTRRARFTAYWCAATSTTTKSSNSFLFGGLYSKSTNNLITKSQSCSNCFTSLKILQDVNVCVSTDKDRCAQYSVVFGGFFSCEATNPLAGQSRTTCANGFSQYSATISDGCQILYCMPTGLFNGGQLFPIKVPPFSNPYRINNNSTNNTMVTPLGKMLSNQDGSLNAQISGKSDVIRTENKGLGSGAAFGVALAVVDVLAAIIALVVFGVKRYRRKESAEMLVNS, from the exons ATGTCGTGCAGTTTGCTCTTTTACCTTTCCTTGATGTCGTTCCTTGTTCAGCAATGTGAAACTCAGGGTTCGCCGCTACAAACGTCGGCTGCATTTCAGGAGTGTAAAATAACGAGCCAGCTGGCCATTCTGGAGACTCTGCCGGGTGGAGGATGGGACAATCTGCGAAATGCGGACATGGGCCGGGTGATGAACTTCAACTACTCCACATGCCAGACCACTGAAGACGGGTTCTACCTGATACCCGATGAAGTGTTTGTCATCCCTCAAAAGCAAACCAAACTGGAGCTGAACACGGAAATTATCGAGAGCTGGATGGAGCTCAAGAGTTCGGTGGCGGAGACCATCAACGGCGaccttaatttcatttttgtgctTAACGGGAAGTTCTCAAAAGAAAATCAACGAGTCAAAAGTTTTCAGGTGCAGGATCAGTCATCTACAACAAGggtacag gtgCGGAATCTAATCTATATTGTGATGGCCAATCCCAATTTCTCGTTTGATCCTCGCTTCAAGAGACAGATCATGGACATCGCCAACGCTTTAGAGAACAACCAAACAAAAGAGGCAGACTATCTCTCAGAAATGCTTGTTCTAAACTATGGAACGCATGTCATTACGAGTGTCGATGCTGGGGCCATCCTGCTTCAAGAAGATTATGTGCGGTCGAGTTTCATCACGAGCGAGCGCAAAGATATTACTTCAATTAAATCATCAGTTGGAATGAGTTTCTTTAATAAGATCAATATTGGATTTGACGCTGGAGTGTCCAAAGTAGCCGAAGACACGTTATCCAAGCGGTATGCAGGTAACGTAACACATTCGTTGGTGCAAGTTTATGGCAGCATCCCAGTTTACCCGGGCATCACCCTTAAAACTTGGCAGGAAGGCATCTTCAACAACCTGGTGGCCATCGACCGCTCTGGTTTGCCACTTCACGGCATTCTGAACAAGGAAACCCTTCCAGACTTGGCAGCTCTTACTGCTGAGAAGGTTTCCCAATCTGTCGAGAAGGCCATTATGATGTACTACACTGTTAACCAACGTCCAGGGTGTCTAAAAAGCGATTCCCTAAACTTCAACTTCCAGGCAAATGTTGACGACGGGTCCTGTGATGGAGTGGCGACCAACTTTAGCTTTGGTGGTGTCTATCAAGTGTGCACCCCGCTCACAAGTGACGCGTATCAACTCTGCTCTTCACTGGAGCAGAAGAACCCACTCACTGGCAGCTTCTCATGCCCACCAACATACAATTCGATCAGGCTGCGCACCGAGGACAAGCAAGAAGACTACGGTCAGTATGAGTGTCATAAGCGCTGTCATAGCTGCTGGATATTTGCAACTTGCTGTGATGATGAATGTGGAACTGCCTATTACACCAGAAGAGCCAGATTTACGGCATACTGGTGTGCTGCCACCAGCACAACCACCAAAAGCTCTAATAGCTTCCTGTTTGGTGGTCTCTACAGTAAATCGACAAACAATCTCATAACCAAGTCCCAGTCTTGCTCCAATTGCTTTACTTCCTTGAAGATATTACAAGATGTTAACGTCTGCGTTAGCACAGATAAAGACAGATGTGCCCAGTATTCTGTAGTGTTTGGGGGCTTTTTCAGCTGTGAGGCCACCAATCCGCTGGCTGGTCAGTCTCGCACTACCTGTGCCAACGGCTTCAGCCAATATTCAGCTACAATTAGTGATGGATGCCAAATCCTTTACTGCATGCCTACAGGCTTGTTCAACGGTGGGCAGTTGTTCCCTATAAAAGTTCCTCCTTTTAGTAATCCATacagaattaataataattccaCAAACAATACCATGGTGACACCACTAGGCAAGATGTTGTCGAATCAAGATGGCAGCCTGAACGCACAGATATCTGGCAAGTCAGATGTCATTCGCACAGAAAACAAAGGTCTGGGCAGTGGAGCAGCGTTTGGGGTGGCGTTAGCTGTTGTGGATGTGCTGGCAGCCATAATAGCTTTGGTCGTCTTTGGGGTCAAACGTTACCGCAGGAAGGAATCTGCAGAGATGTTAGTTAACAGTTGA